The Loxodonta africana isolate mLoxAfr1 chromosome 18, mLoxAfr1.hap2, whole genome shotgun sequence genome includes the window CTTGGTGTCAAACATCTTTCATTCAGTCATattctggtcagctcatcccaAGCCATCCAAGCTGGGTCACAATGGGTACCAGCCATAGGCTTAGGAGTTCACACACctccctgcacttcagaccagccagccctttctctctctctctcatccccagCCCCCGTGGGTCAAGTCAGTGGGTCCCACCTGTAAGCTCAGGAGTCCACAGGACTCCCTGCACTTCTGACTAgccagccctttctctctctcatccccaAGCCCCTGTGGGCTAGATCTACAGCTGCCAGTGGAACATGTCTAAACTCAGCCCATGTCTTCATTGCAGCACTTCCCCTATTTCCACTCATTGAGTGAACCCAAGTGGTCACCACAGTGAGCTTACCAAGCTGTCTACTCACtggctccctttaacttccagcCCTAGAAGGGGGGTTCTTCTGCCACCAAACTTTTCCTGCCTCCATGCATTGAAAGGCAAACTGCTTGCTCGAAATTCAAAAAGCAGAACAGTCATTTTTGTCTCCGCAGatccttccttcaaatgcaaatttcctgTTCTCTCAgcagctctgggtgggtttgtgtgtcctttcaaatgcaaatttcctgaCTCCAAAGAGTTAGGGTGGGGCTCAGGTATACACAAGGCTACTGCATTGAAATGAACATGCTGTGTTTCTTTCAGACAAATCCTAGCTCCCCatttagcatatccaatcaagtattggctgaaggcGGAGTTACATGCTCTCTGTTATCTATAATACTCAATATTTATTTCCATCATATATTTAGGTCTGCTTTACAACACTATGTATTAGAAACATTCACTATCTAGAGTACATTCAAGTAAACACATaaccctttttaaaacattccagtttcatcttctcCACCCCTTGACTATCTTACTGTTCATATGCATATGGATTCAGGCTTCTGGCTGGTTGGAACAAGTAGACCCTGACCTCCTATCAATCATCTTGCTTATCTGGCCTGGCTTTTGCGCCAACCCATTCCAGATGCAGCTTTTCTTccctcagctgcagcataacATCTCTTACTTTGCTTTTAGTCATTAGAGACAACAACCAAAGTAGCTATCTAAGAATCAGAAATATCACTTCCCACACCCCTTCATTATTTCTCTAACAAAGTTCCATGCTCCCATGAATCTGGAGCCATTGTGACAAATCCCCCTTCTGATGCCAACTATAAAAACGATGTGTCAGGGcgtctgaccttctctaacttcacaaggaggaaggagaatcaaggccaacagcccaaagctgactCCTAcgagcagaggtcagacatgcctccaccttccaacctttttaccagttcggacaccaaccatccctctcgggggactttctacttctctgctgggatAATTCCTTGCAACAGCCACATCAaactcacagacagtactcatggttatggggtttattagggaagtaacgggTTACAATTCTGATTCACgaacgctcaggatacagttcttccatccggacagcctcttctcagccatacgcatgcctctccctggcctttggcccccaccctgcttgggcaagtattacaaagctcttttagttctGCCAATAAGTGTCCCAAGGCACCCCagtctgccagtaagcctcagcctgaaggtactcagctctagctccattggtcggcaaacctagctccaccaagtgcccagaggcaccctactctgccagcaaatatcttacctgaaggcactcagttttctctctccatgggccatgaagcccactgcactgtccCCTGCCAGTCTCCTACTGGTCTCCTGGTTTGTGTTGCCACTGTTTCTCTACCACcatttctcaccatcttcagtgctAAAGCTTTCTCTCTCAGCCTCCTGGTtcaggagcttttcagtgcagggatcttgggtccaaaggacatgctccactcttggctcttcattcttggtggtggtaagagcctcccttcccacctctgcgatggctcattttaagtctagtgggatggcaaaactgactgatTCCTTTGTTaggttttatatacattatttacatggtcccacccccacaagagtgccatgtgccccttggtaggccacaaggacttcatttgcatagtcccacccagtcatttgatgAGAATTACaaaactatggctagaagggccatattaagtaattcactgcactgcactgTGGTATTATTGTTAGGTTTTATGGGTCACTGGCAAAGTTTTTGAGTATTGTGTCCCTAATCCCACTTCCACCACAAGCCTTGTGGTTTTGACTGCACAGTTTTGCAAAGTGCAGTGATTTTTAGGTACTCTTTTCTTAGATCACATTAGAGCAGAAATGACTGTGCAGCTATTTCCTGCATTGTCTTTTGATGAAAcccttgttgttgctgtgtgccgttgATTCCtattcacggtgaccctataggacagagtagaactgcatcatagggcttcctaggctgtaatcttttatgggagcacattgccaggtctttcctcccaagaagcagctggtgggtctgaaccattgacctttaggttagcaactgagctcttcaccattgcgccaccaggactgaTGAAACTGGCAGTTTAACAAAGGGCACAGTTTAGTGGTAACAGTAGCCTTATACAGACCAAGGGTGTGTGGGATTCCAAAATGATGGATTACAGGACCTCACATTCCCTTAAGGGCCCTGTGTGCAGAGGCACCGATAGGAGAAAGGCTGTCATGAACCTCCCCAGCAGCCCCCTCACATATGAATCATACAGCTAGTATCACACGGGCTGACCTGGACTCCTCTGCTGAAGGGCAGGAGGGTCATACCCCTTCACTGGAGAATACCCCAAAGTTTCCCCAAGTATGAGGTGAAGGAGTATGACAGGCCAGAGCCATCAGGCCACAGGGATGTGGCATTCAGGAGAGGAAgggctccaaaaaccaaaccaaacccactgctgttgagtagattccgacttatagtgaccctatgggacagagtagaactgccccatagcgtttccaaggctgtaaatctttatggaagcaggctgccacatctttcgcctgcagagtggctggtgggtttgaaccgccaacctttgggttagcagtagaATGCTTAATCACTTGTGCCAGCAGGACTCCTTGAGGAAAGGCTGGGGAGGGTAGATCTAGAAAGTTCTTTGACCCTCACTGAGCCACTGGACTGCAGGCGAGCTCTGCTCGCTGATCCTGGGGCGGCCAAGCCTGGAGGGGGGTGAGCGGcttttctctccctcccagctCTCCTGTGGGGTCTCTGGGCTCCTGGGCAGGCTCCCCACctgccttttcccccatttaactgtacTAAGCCCTCTTTTCTTCTCACCCACAGAGCCGGCTGTGCCGCTGCCCACTTCACTTCGCGATTCAGCGGCACCCCCACTTCCGGAGGCTGTTTAATCTCTCTACCCCAGTGCTGCTGTGGGGGCGCCCCTTCACGCAGGAGCTCTGGGACAGCCTGAGCCAGCACAAAGCCCCATATGGCTGGCAGGGGCTCTCCCACCAAGGTAGCCTCACATCGTCTTGCCCCCACACTCTTCCACCTCAGCTAATCCCTGCCTCCTGTTCTTAGCCTCACAGCACTAGTGATAGGGACCTCCCTGTCCCTGCTTTCCTCTCAGAGCAATTGATTGACTCTGGGCTCAGCTTACCTCAGGCTCTGAGGGGGTCAGTGAGAAGGGCCAGGGCTGCCCCTGTGGAGTGACTCTCACCATTCTGGGaccttcctggaaaccctggtggtactgtggttaagagtgtggttgctaaccaaaaggctggcggtttgaatccaccaggggctccttggaaaccctgtggagcagttctactctctcctatagggtcgctatgagttggagtggattcaacggcaataggtttgggttttggtttggtttggcacaAAAGGTGGCCAAGGAGAGAGGCTGTGGGGACTCGAACAGCCTTGCTCATTGTACTGCTGTGGAAACCACCCCACCTCCCAGCCTCCATGTTAAATCTGCCCCGCCCTCACCTCACCCCATTCCTCAGATTACTTTCTTTTGGAATATACACAGGcttgaaaaccaaacaaaaaccaaacctggtgccatcgagttgattctgactcatagcaaccctacaggacagagtagaactgccccatagagtttccaaggagtgcctggtggattcaaactactgaccctttggttagcagccgtagcacttagccactaagccaccagggtttccacacaggcTTGAGAGGACTCTTATTCTGAGTTCTTGAGGAAATTGAGAGCCCAGCCAAgcgccccctcccccaccttcctTTTTACAGTTTTTATCCTCTCACCTACCCTCCGTGCTCTGAGTGGCTTCTGCTCAGGCCACAGGTGAGCTGGAGCACCACAACCAGGTGGTCTTTGCAAGGCCCCAGATGACCCTCTTGACACTCCTCTCTGGCCCTCCTTGTCCTACACCCACAGCCATTGCCTCTACTTTGAACCTTTTGAATGGCTCGGAGAACGCAGAGCTGTTTGCGGCCTCCAAGGAGCTGCGTCCAGACTGCATTAGGTGTGCCGTGGTGGGAAACggggggatactgaatggttccCGCCAAGGTCCGAACATCGATGCCCATGACTATGTGTTCAGGTATGGGGGGCAGGGGCCAGGGAGTAGGTGGGAGAGAAGAGTTGGGAAGAGAGCTGGCCTTCTGCCAGCCCCTGGAGAGCATCTTCTCTGAGGGCCATAGGCCTGGGTAGCACCAGCCTTCTTAGGAACCAGCTTGGCAATACAGACAAGCATGGACAAAGGAAAATGCCAACAGTAGACCCTGCAGGCAGGCCAAGGAGACCCTGAGGAAGGAGTGGCTAGGGCCAAATTTACCCACTTCACGGGGAGACCCTGAGGTCTGAAGGAGTCAGTTTCGGAGCTGGTGCTGCTGGGCCAGTGGGGCAGTGGGAGTGGTCCACATAGGGGCACGAGGTCAGGCACGGGGGAACCGTGCGGCTGGAAGGACAAACAGACAATGTAACCACAGAGCCTGGTGGGTGTCTGTTTCCACTAGACTCAATGGCGCCGTGATCAAAGACTTTGAGGATGATGTGGGCACTAGGACCTCATTCTATGGCTTCACTGTGAACACGATGAAGAACTCCCTCATCTCCTACAGGAAGCTGGGCTTCACCTCCGTGCCACAAAGACAGGTGAGTCCTCTGATGGCACACCATTGTCATCGATGGTTGGCGCCTTTGTTCCTGGAACCCCTTCTGTGGGATGGGCCACAGGGGACATGAACCTGGGGCTGTGGATGGAGGTTGTGCCATGATCTTGGCTACATGTTTTGGAGTCACTGAGGGAAGGAGGGCCTAGTCGGAGACTCCCTGCTGTTTCAGGGAGGACAGGACTCTTCTGGAGCATGGCATGTGTGTGGATTGCTAACACTGGCTGAACGctgtgtgtgccaggcactttataTATAGCATGTTGACCCCAGCTTACCGGTGAGGAGCTGGTGTCCAACTTTGCTCAGCAATAAGGGGTcaggccaggattcaaaccccgATGCCCACCCCAGAGTTCACAGTTCTTGGGGAGATCAAACAGGGGGAAGGGTATTTACTGAGTGCCCAATCTTCCCAGAATTGTTCGAGAAACATATGTCCAGCCCCAAGTCAGGGCTACAGAGTTGCGGATGGCAGCTAACTTCACCCAGAGCCAGTGACCCAAGAGAGAGCCAAGAAGCTGCAGCCCTTTTATGACTTAGTCTCTGAGGCTCTGGGGGGTATGGGAATgtatccaaagtcacacagctagaattAGAATCCAGGCCCCTTTGACCTCAGAGCTAGGGTTGTTCCCATTTCCCCACTAGAAGAAGGTGTGGTCTCTGaattctcacaacagccctgcGCAGGGAATTTTGTTGTTCAGACACTGAGGTTCAAAGAGGTtgaggaacttgcccaaggtcacagttaGTGAGTGGGGGAGCCAGAATTTGAGCCTCTGCCTGCTGGCCTCTAGCTTCTTTTAGCCACAACCAGTTAATATCACACCCTGCCTCCCCTCTTGAGTGCTCTGGGCACCATATGTATGGTTGGGAAGAAACCAGGATAAGGGCTTCTATGGTACTGGATGGATCCAGAGTTGAGTGTTCTAGAAATTTCCCAACTGACCACAGAATTCAGGCATGTCGCAGACATAGTGTCTATGCCACCAATCCCTCACCGTGAAACCTCTCTTAGCTCATGACAGGACAGAACGGGTGTAGCTTTATTTCAGGCGTGGCCACAGTGCTTCTAGGAGTTATCTACTGCTACCTAACAAATTTCCCCCATCTGTCAAAGCTTTAAACAACAAACACTTATTATCTCACAGGTCCTATGGGTTAGGAATTTGGGAGCAGCTCAGGGGagtggtttaggcttagggcCTCTCAAGTGGTTGCAGTCAGGATTGGTGggagctgcagtcatctgaaggcttgaccaGGGCTGGAGTCAAGATGGCGCACTCACAGGTACCACCGTGTGGGCCTCTCTAAAGGATATGAGTCCTCACCACAGGGCAGCTAATTTCACCAGAGTGAGTGATCTGAGAGTGTAAGGAAGCTGTAGTGCCTAGGTCGTAAATGACCTAGTCTCCAGAGTCACACACCATCGCTTCCACTTCTCTATTATTAGAAACAAGCCACCAAGTCCAGTCCACACACAAGGGGTTGGCCATTATGCTTCACCCCTTGCAGGAAGAACTATCAAAGGATTGTGAATATGTTTCAAAACCACCACAGCACCTCAGGGTGGGAATTACCCAAGGGAAATTATCCAGTCAAGCCAGGTAGCAGAGCTGGGAGGAGAAGGGTTGTCCACTCCGAGCTAAACGTGGTCTTGTAGCCATCAGGGCTCAATGTCTCTCTTGCCCTGACAGGACCTTCACTATATCTTCATCCCCTCAGACATCCGGGACTATGTGATGCTGAGATCAGCCATTCTGGGTGTGCCTGTCCCGGAGGGCACTGATAAAGGAGACAAGTGAGTAGCCAAATGGGTGTGGGGTGCTGAGATAATGTGGAACAGGGGCTGGGTAAAACAGCAGTCACCCCCTTGCTCCCAGGACCTGTGAGGTGCGGAGAAGTAGGTGAAGAGCAGCAGGGAAGGAAGGTCACGGTCTCAGGGGGCTTCTCGAGGCAGGTGGGGAAACCCCCAAGACGAATTCAACAGAGCTTTGGGGAACGATGCCCTTTTTTCTGCCCCTAGGACAGTCCAGGTAACCCCATGTCCCCAGGAACCCTCCTGATGAGGTGGGCTCGAGGGGCAGTGTTGCTGCTGAGAACATGGGCCTGGATCTTTTGCTCAGGCTGCTTGCTGTCCACGTGACCAGCCTGGCCCCCGGTTTCACTGGGGCTCAGGCAGGCAGTGCCCACAGACAGGGCTGTCCCACCACTGGGTGTGCGCACAGAGTTTCTGGCAACTAAGAGGAGGGGCCAGGGTCTGTGCCACTCATCCTGGTGGCCTCCTTCCTGGGGCTGTAGCGGTGAAACGGGAGAAGGACAATGCACGTGGGAACAAAGGACACTTTGTCTGTCTTCTCCCACCTTACTGCCCGGCCTGGGCCCAGCTCTTTTGAAACTTCCCCCTGCGGTAGGAGGCCGTGCATTTCCAGTCCTGATATCAGGTCCCAGGAATCTCTGCCGCCCCTGCTGCCAAGCTGACTAGCCCCCCTAGCTCAGTGCTCTCAGGACAGCCCACCCACTCCCCAAAGAGCAGCTTTGGAGGGGGTCCTCACAGCCAGGCCAGGGCCCCACCCAGCCCTGGTGATTACCCAACAATTGCTCCCTGTGACCAGGGGGGGCTTTGTGACACGTGCGGCCAGGCTCTTAGGGGGAGCTCGCTCAGAGCCATCGGGGTGCACCAGAAGCCTCCCCAACACCAATGAGCTCCCCTTCCCACACCCCTAATCCGTCCCCCACCCAGTCCCCCTCCCAGTCCCGGTCCAACAACATCGTCACCACTCCCACCCAGCAGCGCTCCAGCTCTGGTGGCCTAGCCCAATCCCCGTCCCCATCCCCCACCCGGGGGGGCTCCTCCTCCCGCCAGCCCTctcaccctcccacccccactgtCTCCCAGCCCTCCTCCCGGGCTTCCTCCCTGACACGCAGTCCCCATGTCCAACACGTGTCCCGAGGGTCTGCCCAAGGCCCCACTCCGCCCCCCTCCAAGTCTCCCTCCCAAACGGGTTTAAAATCCATCTCTAGAAACCCCCCCCAAGCCCCTTCTATGCCCGTCGCCAGGTCCCCCTCTCAAAGCCCCACCGGCTCGGCTTCCTTTATCGGGCCCATCCGGGGCATCCCATCCTTCATTGCCCCCTACGTGTCCCGCTTCATGAAGGAGCCCCCCTTTTTCCAGCCCCCTACGGCACCACTTCCCCAGAACCACTGCTTTCCCTGCTCCTTCCCCTGTccgcccccacccccgcccccacccccagacTCCCTCTACTTCCCTCTGCTCCCACCTCCTCCCCACCACCCTCCGGTCAACTGCACCTACCCGACCCCGCCTGCCCTCTTCACGCCCCCATCCTCCCTCTCCTACTCACCGCCCACAGAAGTCCTGCTGAGGGGGAAGCCGCACGTGGTACCCACCGTGCTGCCGGCCACCTTCTACACCCCCTTTTCCCGCTACCACTCCCAACCCCGTCCCCACCGGGCTGCCCGGCGCCGGCTCCCCTCGCTAGCCTTGACCCCGATGTCCCACGGGCCCACATATGACATGGGTTCTGGTCGCACTGTCCACTTCTTTCGTGGCTCCTAGGCCTCAGACCTATTTTGGACCAGAAGCCTCTGCCAGTAAATTCAAGCTGCTACATCCAGACTTCATCCGCTACCTGACAGAGAGGTACAGTGGGGGAAGGCGGGAGGGTGGGGAGCAGGAGGGCCAGCTGCCCTGGTTCAACCCTCAAGTCAGTCCACACCCTCAGCCACCGGCCTGGTTACTACAGCCCTTCCCACAAGCCCTGAGTCCTACGACCAGTAAGGAGAGTCCACTTCAGAAAATTTCATTTCACACTTCTAGGTACTTCCTTGATGGAGCTGGTGTTGTATCAGGCGGGGTCAGCAGGGGATGGACAGGAAAACTCAGCTCAGGATAACACCTGGAGGTTTATTTACAAAGGCATAGGCCAGGTACAGGAAACCAAAAGGTGTAGGGCAGTCCCGGCTATTGGAGGCAGAGCTGTCATCCCCTTTAGGCCCCaagggtgcaatggttaaacacgcagctgctaaccaagaggtcggcagtttgaactcgccagcccctccacaggagaaagacttggcaattacagcctaggagaccctatggggcagttctaccctgtcacatgggattgccataagtCAAAAATTAaccgggcacctaacaacaacaaattaggcTCGAACAGAGCCAGCCCAAGGGGACCCATGGTGGGGAGCCTGGGGGTCAAACAGCCAGATCTCactcccctccttccctccctccagcaGGGCTTCTCACCAGTTCTATCAAGAGCCAGCAAGGGGGCCCAACGATGCTCAgtgtagaccagtggttctcaactgtgtGTATGCGGGGGGGTTTGCCCCCAAGGGTCATTTAGCCATGCCTGGAGACATGTTGGGTTTTTCTGGAGACATATTTAGAGGTCCCTAAGTGGCACAAACGATTTGcgctctcaactactaacctaaaggtcggcagtctgaaccTACCCAGCGGTCCCACAAGAGaatggcctgatgatctgcttccacaaaaatcacagccaggaaaaccctatggagcagttctactctctaacacatggggtcgccacgagtcagaactgactcagcagcaatgggttttttttgaagACACTATTTGGTCGTCATGATGGGGGTGGAGTGTCTCTCTTGAgtaaaggccagggatgctgctaaacatcttacaATGCCCAGGCCAGCCCCACCACAGAATAATCGAGCCCCAAATGCCAGCggtgccaaggctgagaaaccctgctgTAGGCCATGGAG containing:
- the ST6GALNAC2 gene encoding alpha-N-acetylgalactosaminide alpha-2,6-sialyltransferase 2 gives rise to the protein MGLTLGRRLWLLLLLAAACSGILFALYSSTVGPYPATPAGARDTMTSQAFFGSNALNFGTRKSRLCRCPLHFAIQRHPHFRRLFNLSTPVLLWGRPFTQELWDSLSQHKAPYGWQGLSHQAIASTLNLLNGSENAELFAASKELRPDCIRCAVVGNGGILNGSRQGPNIDAHDYVFRLNGAVIKDFEDDVGTRTSFYGFTVNTMKNSLISYRKLGFTSVPQRQDLHYIFIPSDIRDYVMLRSAILGVPVPEGTDKGDKPQTYFGPEASASKFKLLHPDFIRYLTERFLKSELMNTNFRDLYMPSTGALMLLTALHTCDQVSAYGFITRNYRKFSDHYFDRIKKPLIFYANHDLHLEAALWGDLHKAGIIWLYQR
- the LOC135228069 gene encoding uncharacterized protein LOC135228069 — its product is MSSPSHTPNPSPTQSPSQSRSNNIVTTPTQQRSSSGGLAQSPSPSPTRGGSSSRQPSHPPTPTVSQPSSRASSLTRSPHVQHVSRGSAQGPTPPPSKSPSQTGLKSISRNPPQAPSMPVARSPSQSPTGSASFIGPIRGIPSFIAPYVSRFMKEPPFFQPPTAPLPQNHCFPCSFPCPPPPPPPPPDSLYFPLLPPPPHHPPVNCTYPTPPALFTPPSSLSYSPPTEVLLRGKPHVVPTVLPATFYTPFSRYHSQPRPHRAARRRLPSLALTPMSHGPTYDMGSGRTVHFFRGS